From the genome of Miscanthus floridulus cultivar M001 chromosome 10, ASM1932011v1, whole genome shotgun sequence, one region includes:
- the LOC136487839 gene encoding putative disease resistance RPP13-like protein 1: protein MAVVLDALASYLQHMLSEMAKEEVHLLLGVPDEIKKMGIKLGDLKRFIADADKRNISDESVQSWVRELRNAMYDATNILDLCQLKAMEQGPSKDMGCFNPLLFCLRNPLHAHDIGNRIKNLNERLDDIEKRSKTFNFINLASYEDDEKKVESSLRARRETTGEDELGVVGDKIEEDTRNLVNLLTKKEKNIHEHKKVMVYAIVGVGGIGKTTLAKKIFNHDIIKLEFEKRLWLSVNQEFSDSGLLERAITEAQGDHQAARNTKAALERTLKEALEGCKTLLVMDDVWDHRAWEKVLKPPLIKSLARGSRVLVTTRQDEVARGMMAEVPYHHVDKLEQEDAWSLLKKQVVGNENNDEQKVDTLKDIGMSIIAQCDGLPLAVKVIGGLLRQKRTRRSDWTKVLNDSTWSVSQMPEELNYAVYLSYQDLNPELKSCFLQYALLPKNMVFWYDRIVAMWISEGFVHGNSQDLEVLGKEYYDQLIARNLLEPDQRYIDQVVCNMHDVVRSFAQYLTRDEALIAHKTEAGHTNNINPQNVIRLSLKSKESESNELEWSSLQAHISLRTLILVGETKINPGDSLSSFPCLWTLHIEDGNFDALSESLVQLKHLRYLCLDATNTSRLPEKIDMMQFFQCIDLSNCGSLTKLPVGIGKLRQLRYLSLIGSGINNIPRGFSGLTNLRVLRGFPAHVEGDWCSLEELGPLNQLMRLRIHGLENVSSSSFAIKARLGEKVCLSYLYLQCTSSSGGAHRLVKQEEQQHIEKVFDELCPPPCLEHLEIDGYFSQRLPKWMTSTAIVSLGCLRILFMQDLPYCTELPDSLFQLPSLEFLQISSAPAIKRVGPEFLLPHHEHPSAVENFGSGLTIVVSRCHGLERISNLPNLQNLVILRCPELKVLEGLPALHRLTLVDFVMETLPGYLKDVNPRDLHVECDVPLLASIGKGKCSPECDKFSHIKQVNAYAHDNGNNIRRKWYVKYTRDPFSFKTNISSSADASGDETEEVLLDKVEQV from the exons ATGGCGGTGGTATTGGACGCTTTAGCATCCTACCTACAACACATGCTGTCGGAGATGGCTAAAGAAGAGGTGCATCTACTCTTAGGTGTTCCTGATGAGATAAAAAAGATGGGCATCAAGCTCGGGGACCTTAAGAGGTTCATTGCCGATGCTGACAAGAGGAACATCAGCGACGAGAGTGTGCAATCATGGGTTAGAGAGCTTAGGAATGCCATGTATGATGCAACCAACATTCTTGATTTGTGCCAGCTCAAGGCCATGGAACAGGGTCCATCCAAGGATATGGGCTGCTTCAATCCCTTGCTCTTTTGTTTGAGAAATCCTCTCCATGCTCATGACATTGGTAATCGCATAAAGAATCTCAATGAGAGGCTAGATGACATTGAGAAGCGTAGCAAAACCTTCAACTTCATCAACCTTGCTTCTTATGAGGACGACGAGAAAAAGGTAGAATCCTCCCTTCGCGCTAGGCGTGAGACGACGGGGGAGGATGAGCTAGGTGTGGTTGGTGACAAGATTGAGGAGGACACAAGAAATCTAGTGAATTTACTcacaaagaaggagaaaaacataCATGAACACAAAAAAGTTATGGTTTATGCTATTGTGGGAGTTGGAGGGATTGGCAAAACCACCCTTGCCAAGAAGATCTTCAACCATGACATCATCAAATTAGAGTTCGAAAAGAGACTATGGTTGAGCGTCAATCAAGAATTTAGCGACAGTGGTCTACTAGAGAGAGCTATCACTGAAGCACAAGGAGATCATCAAGCAGCTAGAAACACAAAGGCTGCACTAGAGCGCACCCTTAAGGAAGCCCTGGAGGGGTGCAAGACCTTATTGGTGATGGATGATGTTTGGGACCACCGTGCATGGGAGAAGGTGCTCAAGCCTCCATTGATAAAATCACTTGCTCGAGGAAGCCGTGTTCTCGTTACAACGAGACAAGATGAAGTTGCTCGAGGCATGATGGCAGAGGTTCCCTACCACCATGTCGACAAACTAGAGCAAGAAGATGCCTGGTCTTTGCTCAAAAAGCAG GTGGTCGGAAATGAAAATAATGATGAACAAAAGGTTGATACACTGAAGGACATTGGAATGTCGATTATAGCACAATGTGATGGTTTGCCTCTCGCAGTGAAAGTAATAGGAGGCCTCCTCCGCCAGAAAAGGACAAGGCGAAGCGATTGGACAAAGGTCCTTAATGATTCTACATGGTCAGTATCTCAAATGCCCGAAGAGCTAAACTATGCAGTATACCTGAGCTATCAAGATCTGAACCCTGAGTTGAAGTCTTGCTTTCTGCAGTACGCCCTCCTCCCAAAGAACATGGTGTTCTGGTATGACCGTATTGTTGCCATGTGGATTAGTGAAGGATTTGTTCATGGAAACTCACAGGATTTGGAAGTGTTAGGAAAAGAGTACTATGACCAGTTAATAGCTAGGAACCTTCTAGAGCCTGATCAACGGTACATAGACCAGGTAGTTTGCAATATGCATGATGTTGTTCGCTCGTTCGCTCAGTATTTGACTAGAGATGAAGCATTGATAGCTCACAAAACTGAGGCTGGCCATACCAATAACATTAACCCACAAAATGTTATTCGGTTATCACTAAAATCCAAAGAATCAGAGTCAAATGAGCTAGAGTGGAGTTCTCTACAGGCACATATATCACTGCGAACACTTATATTAGTTGGGGAAACAAAGATCAACCCAGGTGATTCACTGTCATCTTTTCCTTGTTTGTGGACCCTACATATAGAAGATGGAAATTTTGATGCATTGTCTGAATCTTTGGTCCaactcaaacacttgaggtatttGTGCCTAGATGCCACTAACACATCTAGGCTGCCAGAAAAAATAGACATGATGCAATTCTTTCAGTGCATTGACCTTTCTAACTGTGGAAGTCTGACGAAGCTTCCTGTGGGCATTGGAAAGTTACGTCAGCTGAGGTATCTAAGCCTTATTGGCTCAGGTATAAACAATATACCCAGGGGTTTCAGTGGCCTAACTAATTTAAGGGTATTGAGGGGGTTTCCAGCCCATGTGGAGGGTGATTGGTGTAGTTTGGAAGAATTAGGACCTCTTAACCAGCTCATGCGTCTTCGTATACATGGCCTGGAGAATGTATCTTCTTCCTCATTTGCTATAAAAGCCAGGCTTGGTGAAAAGGTGTGCCTCAGCTATCTGTACTTACAGTGCACTAGTAGTAGTGGAGGTGCTCACCGGTTGGTGAAACAGGAAGAGCAGCAACACATCGAGAAGGTGTTTGATGAGCTCTGCCCTCCGCCTTGCTTAGAACATCTTGAAATCGATGGGTACTTTAGTCAACGACTTCCGAAGTGGATGACGTCGACAGCAATTGTGTCCCTTGGATGCTTGAGGATTCTATTCATGCAAGACTTGCCTTATTGCACAGAGCTACCTGACAGCTTGTTCCAGCTCCCCAGCTTGGAGTTCCTACAGATTAGTAGTGCCCCAGCCATCAAGCGTGTTGGGCCAGAGTTCTTACTACCACACCATGAGCACCCAAGCGCTGTGGAGAACTTTGGTTCTGGTTTGACAATTGTGGTGAGTAGATGTCATGGACTAGAGAGGATCAGTAACCTGCCAAATTTGCAGAACCTCGTGATCTTAAGATGCCCAGAGTTGAAGGTGCTAGAGGGTTTGCCTGCACTTCATAGACTCACACTGGTGGACTTCGTCATGGAAACACTCCCTGGATACTTGAAGGACGTAAACCCAAGGGATTTGCATGTAGAGTGCGACGTCCCGCTGCTCGCTTCCATAGGTAAAGGGAAATGTAGCCCTGAGTGCGACAAGTTTAGCCATATCAAGCAGGTCAACGCATATGCACATGATAACGGCAACAACATTCGAAGGAAGTGGTACGTGAAGTACACGAGAGATCCTTTCAGCTTCAAGACAAACATCAGCTCCTCTGCCGACGCTTCAG GGGATGAAACAGAGGAGGTGTTATTGGACAAAGTGGAGCAAGTTTGA
- the LOC136488205 gene encoding probable disease resistance protein RXW24L, translated as MVAVLDALASYLQDMLLEMTKEEVHQLLGVPDEITKMDIKLGDLKRFLADADKKNIIDESVQSWVRELRNVMYDAGNILDLCQLKATGRGPSMDMGCFNPLLFCMRDPLHAHDIGNRIKNLNERQDDIEKCSKTFNFINLASYEDSRQKLESSRRARRETTGEDELGVVGEKIEEDTRNLVDLLTKKEKNIHEHTKITVYDIVGVGGIGKTTLAKKIFNNDIIKLEFEQRIWLSVNQEFSDIDLLERAINEAQGDHQAARNTKAALM; from the coding sequence ATGGTGGCGGTATTGGATGCTTTAGCATCATACCTCCAAGACatgttgttggagatgactaaAGAAGAGGTGCATCAGCTGTTGGGTGTCCCTGATGAGATAACGAAGATGGACATCAAGCTCGGGGACCTTAAGAGGTTCCTTGCCGATGCTGACAAGAAGAACATCATCGATGAGAGTGTACAATCATGGGTGAGAGAGCTTAGGAATGTCATGTATGATGCCGGCAACATCCTTGATTTGTGCCAGCTCAAGGCCACGGGAAGGGGTCCAAGCATGGATATGGGCTGCTTCAATCCCTTGCTATTTTGTATGAGAGATCCTCTCCATGCTCATGACATTGGTAATCGCATAAAAAATCTTAATGAGAGGCAAGATGACATTGAGAAGTGTAGCAAAACATTTAACTTCATTAACCTTGCATCTTATGAGGATAGCAGGCAAAAGTTAGAATCCTCTCGTCGTGCTAGGCGTGAGACAACGGGGGAGGATGAGTTAGGTGTTGTTGGTGAGAAGATTGAGGAGGACACAAGAAATCTTGTGGATTTGCTcacaaagaaggagaaaaatatACATGAACACACAAAAATTACGGTCTATGATATTGTGGGAGTTGGAGGGATCGGCAAAACCACCCTTGCCAAGAAGATCTTCAACAATGATATCATCAAACTAGAATTTGAACAGAGAATATGGTTGAGTGTCAATCAAGAATTTAGCGACATTGATCTATTGGAGAGAGCTATAAATGAAGCGCAAGGAGACCATCAAGCAGCAAGAAACACAAAGGCTGCACTAATGTGA